From the genome of Campylobacter magnus:
ATTTCTAAGTAAAATCTAGAATTCCTAAGTAAAATTCTAGAATTCCTAAGTAAAAAATACCCCCCAACCCCCAAAAACTAGTAGATGCGAAGCAAAAAAACTAGGGAATTCCAAAATTCCTTAATAATATCCCAAACACAAAGTTGGTGTGAGTTTTATGCGTCTCTCAAAGGGCGTTGGCGAAAAAAATCTACACTTTTCAATGTAAATTTTAGCATCTTTTGGCAAGCCTAATCGCTCGTAAAATGCGTTTAAATCTACGAATTTAAAAATGCCGATTTTGCGGATTACTAAAATCTCGCCGAGTTTTGAGCCGTTTGATGCCACTAAATGCGAGTTTGCAAGCCCACCGCAAAAGGCGCAAAAGGCATTTGCCAAAACAAGCCCTTTAAGGCTAGAGCATTGCGCTTCAAAATGAGCGTATTTAGCTGGCAAAGTCCCGCGGCGCAAAAAAACCGTCCTTGAGCCACTAAACTGCGCGCAGATCGTGTTTTTCCAAAACTTATGCGCATTTTGGCTAATCTTAGCTAGCGTGCAAAGCTCGCAATTTAGCACATAATCATCTAGCGTTTGATCCAAAGACAGCGTGATTTGCTTCAAAAAACTCTCCAAAATTTTGCTTAAATTATAGCTAAAAATTTACTAAGCCTAGTAAAATTTTGGCTATAATTTTGCCTAAAAAAAGAGAAAAAATGCTTAAAACACTGATAAAAAAAGCTTTTGTATATCTTATAATATTATTTATTCTTGCGCTTGTTTTTGCTGGATTTTTTATCTGGCGAGAGCTTGGCAAAGGCCCTAGCAAGGCTGCTTTGGCAAGTTTTTCTCGCTATGAATACTTTAAAAATGGCA
Proteins encoded in this window:
- a CDS encoding cysteine permease → MESFLKQITLSLDQTLDDYVLNCELCTLAKISQNAHKFWKNTICAQFSGSRTVFLRRGTLPAKYAHFEAQCSSLKGLVLANAFCAFCGGLANSHLVASNGSKLGEILVIRKIGIFKFVDLNAFYERLGLPKDAKIYIEKCRFFSPTPFERRIKLTPTLCLGYY